Genomic DNA from Triplophysa rosa linkage group LG6, Trosa_1v2, whole genome shotgun sequence:
CTGCCCTTCTGGGCTGTGGATGCAGCCAGAGGGTGGCATTTTGGGGGATTTCTCTGCGTGACAGTCAACATGATCTACACTCTGAATCTGTACAGCAGCGTGCTTATCCTGGCCTTCATCAGCCTGGATAGGTATCTTGCCGTTGTTCGTGCCACCAACAGCCAGGCGTTTAGGAAGCTGCTGTCAGAGAGAGTGATCTATCTTGGAGTTTGGCTACCTGCGACCCTGCTCACTGTGCCTGATCTTGTGTTTGCCAAAGTCCGCACCGCTGGCGAAAATACGATCTGCGAGCTCTCCTACCCGCAGCAGTCGAACGTGGTGTGGAAGGCCGCTTTCCGTTTCCAGCACATCATTGTTGGCTTTTTGTTGCCGGGCCTGATCATCATGACCTGCTACTGTATCATCATCTCCAAACTGTCCAAAAACTCAAAGGGTCAGGCTCTGAAGAAGAAAGCATTAAAGACAACCGTAATTCTGATCCTTTGCTTCTTCACCTGCTGGTTGCCCTACTGTGCCGGCATCCTGGTGGACACTCTGATGATGCTGAACGTCATATCTCCCAGCTGTTTCCTGGAACAGAGTCTGGAGAAATGGATCTTCATTACTGAGGCGCTTGCTTACTTCCACTGCTGTCTGAACCCCATCCTCTATGCTTTCTTGGGAGTCAAGTTCAGTAAATCTGCCCGTAACGCTCTGAGCATCAGCAGTAAATCGGGTCACAAGATGTTGACTAAGAAAAGAGGACAGATCTCTTCTATATCGACTGAATCAGAGTCATCGAGTGTACTCTCTAGTTAATGGACACTTTgtatataaaactttttttacgtGGATAACTAagctttaattaaaaaaaagactttACTACACTTTGTACATTTGTGAACAATTTGTTGCTGATAATTGTtaagacattttttttcaagtacTTAAGTTAATCTTTTTAAATTCTAGTAGTACTTAACTTAGTACTTTTAAATATCTATTACCGGACCTAAAGGCAGAGCCTTGAAAAAGTCTGTATCCTTGCCTACCAGAGTTTTTTATTAGCAAACGTTTGCATAGTCttttgctttaaaatgtgtaGTGTAAATTATTTGTACATAGTTCCTTGTTTGCTGTTGTGTGTATGCATGCACTTAGCTTTTGCTGTTCTCTGAGAAgctttttgatatttattaaaattgtagcttacactgtatttttttaaatgtttgtaattTAAGCATGCCAGAGTTGTTGCTTTTTTACTTGTTtcataattaaaattttaaatcaCCACTTTTAATGATGTCTGACATAGTGTAATCTTACAACTCGCAgtgactgcacacacacacacacacacacacacacacacacaccacaccccTTTAGGGGGAAGGGCAGGGCAGAAGTGGAGTGAAGGTCTGTCAAGTTACCAAAACAAAAGCTCCACCTGATCTCCCACTGAACAGTATGGCTGAGGAAAGGGTCTGTAATTTTAAGAACATCTGTGTTCTTTAGCGTCTTAAGCAACATCTGATACAAGACACCAATCAGCATACAAAGGGGCAGAATTGGCCACCCCTTGGGAGTTCAGTGGTTGTATCAGATAACAAGCAGAAGGAGTTAACAAGATGTAACTATTGAAAGCATAAAAATATAGtgccacatacagtatagtcCTATTTACAGATATAAAATAAACTATCATTTTATTGGGTGGATCTTAAAAAGCCTGTTAGGAGAATGTCCCAGAAATATTttacatgaaattaaaaatagtaAGTAATGTTAGGATACTTAAGGATGATTCATATTTATGACACTGACATTATGAGGGCAATTACTACATTTTACCCCAAATTCTCATTACCCTCAACTGCCTGACATACATTTGTTATGTTCATTATTTTCTATGATTCTCATTCTAGTAAATATACTGGTGCATGATGTTTTTCTATCATTGCTTCATATtgcaataaagaaaacatgaGAATGTGAATCATTCGTTGcactaaaataatgaaaattgaGAGAATGAGTTCAGCTGCCGTAAAGATATGTCACCATGCAGTTGTTAATGGCTATAAAAATTACACGA
This window encodes:
- the cxcr4b gene encoding C-X-C chemokine receptor type 4b, producing MDFFDHIILDDNSSDTGSGDFDILDGFCDIAESNEFQRIFLPTVYGIIFVLGIVGNGLVVLVMGYQKKSKNMTDKYRLHLSIADLLFVLTLPFWAVDAARGWHFGGFLCVTVNMIYTLNLYSSVLILAFISLDRYLAVVRATNSQAFRKLLSERVIYLGVWLPATLLTVPDLVFAKVRTAGENTICELSYPQQSNVVWKAAFRFQHIIVGFLLPGLIIMTCYCIIISKLSKNSKGQALKKKALKTTVILILCFFTCWLPYCAGILVDTLMMLNVISPSCFLEQSLEKWIFITEALAYFHCCLNPILYAFLGVKFSKSARNALSISSKSGHKMLTKKRGQISSISTESESSSVLSS